A window of the Anoplopoma fimbria isolate UVic2021 breed Golden Eagle Sablefish chromosome 17, Afim_UVic_2022, whole genome shotgun sequence genome harbors these coding sequences:
- the LOC129105251 gene encoding serine/arginine repetitive matrix protein 5-like: MFDPRALVCMSHCVTDGSPNDSGAADPASGLQNAAEVSTLPPTNAPSESSYPPEPQKPSRSRKEPTGSGTGKHHHSNHRHRSPNKKTSKGKHKGKKSTEKTSNKLLKKKDDKGREGHRHHSSGKHRSRHRSPAKVHSRSRSAENTLDSRHGGHRHGRSPDRRRGQHSPTRQHSPTRQRQRSPYRSPPRHRSPNRSRQHSPTRRQGHSADPYRRYASPERQGRSNEKPNGYRAAVKERPRTPDLSFTLEDSVLRGPPALDRLNREATLPLLPRDERPYGEDSLLRRAASMERTYGGTAC, encoded by the coding sequence ATGTTTGATCCCCGTGCCCTCGTCTGTATGTCACATTGTGTTACAGACGGCAGCCCCAACGACAGCGGCGCAGCAGACCCAGCCTCAGGGTTACAAAACGCTGCGGAAGTGAGCACCCTGCCCCCAACCAACGCGCCATCGGAGTCAAGCTACCCACCAGAACCCCAAAAACCATCCCGGAGCAGGAAGGAGCCGACTGGCTCCGGCACCGGCAAGCACCACCATTCCAACCACCGCCACCGCTCCCCCAACAAGAAAACCagcaagggaaaacacaaggGGAAGAAGTCCACGGAGAAGACCTCGAACAAGCTGTTAAAGAAGAAGGACGACAAGGGACGCGAAGGCCACCGCCACCATTCCAGCGGGAAACACCGTAGCCGCCACCGCTCACCTGCCAAGGTGCACAGCCGGTCGCGCAGTGCAGAGAACACCCTGGATAGCCGTCATGGCGGACACCGACACGGCCGCTCCCCCGACAGACGCCGCGGTCAACACTCCCCCACTCGTCAACACTCCCCCACTCGTCAACGCCAACGCTCTCCTTACCGCTCGCCTCCCCGCCACAGGTCCCCCAACCGCTCTCGGCAACACTCCCCCACCAGACGCCAAGGCCATTCCGCAGACCCCTACCGCCGCTACGCCTCCCCAGAGAGACAGGGCCGCAGCAACGAGAAGCCCAATGGGTACAGGGCCGCAGTGAAGGAGCGGCCCAGGACCCCTGACCTCAGCTTCACTCTCGAGGACAGCGTCCTCCGCGGGCCCCCGGCCCTGGACCGCCTGAACAGGGAGGCCACGCTACCGCTGCTGCCCAGGGACGAGCGCCCGTACGGGGAGGACAGTCTGCTGAGGAGAGCCGCCTCCATGGAGAGAACCTACGGGGGGACAGCCTGCTGA